The proteins below are encoded in one region of Peribacillus muralis:
- a CDS encoding TetR/AcrR family transcriptional regulator, which yields MNERKQLVVKYAHELFIEKGYQATSIQDILDYSGISKGTFYNYFSSKSELLKAVFLSAKEKFETERNELLIGQNLADIEIFIKQSELQIHSNKSSKLFSLYEEIMISNDTDLKNFITHVKFQNIHWLSKRFLEIFGNEKKPYILDCAILYSGMMHQMIHFNSLAKEPDFNPTEIIRYCVDRIKTIFEDVSRANVQLLEPDLIKQWLPEFFHTEQDFHTALLHSATDLKKVIFKLCQDDEAERVKNLKLIHFIQEEFLQNSDPRIFLIESALLSLSTSPKLKDTAEIREFEKVIANS from the coding sequence ATGAATGAGCGAAAACAGCTTGTAGTTAAATATGCACATGAATTATTTATAGAAAAAGGGTATCAAGCAACATCGATTCAGGATATTTTAGATTATAGCGGCATCTCAAAAGGAACATTTTATAACTATTTTTCTTCTAAAAGTGAATTGCTTAAGGCAGTCTTCCTTTCCGCAAAGGAGAAATTCGAGACGGAGCGGAATGAGCTGCTTATCGGCCAAAACCTTGCAGATATAGAAATTTTCATTAAACAGTCCGAATTGCAAATACACTCCAATAAAAGTAGTAAACTATTTTCTTTGTATGAAGAAATCATGATTTCAAATGACACCGATCTTAAGAATTTCATTACACATGTTAAATTCCAAAATATACATTGGCTATCAAAACGGTTTCTCGAAATATTCGGTAACGAGAAAAAACCTTATATTCTGGACTGTGCCATCCTCTATTCAGGGATGATGCATCAAATGATACATTTTAACTCCTTGGCTAAAGAGCCCGATTTCAACCCTACGGAAATCATTCGTTATTGTGTAGATAGAATTAAAACGATTTTTGAAGACGTGAGCCGAGCCAACGTACAGCTATTGGAGCCTGATCTCATCAAGCAATGGCTGCCTGAATTCTTCCATACAGAGCAGGATTTTCATACAGCACTGTTACACTCTGCCACCGACCTGAAAAAAGTGATCTTCAAGCTTTGCCAGGATGATGAAGCAGAGCGGGTAAAAAACCTAAAATTAATCCATTTTATCCAAGAGGAATTTTTACAAAACTCCGATCCACGTATCTTCCTCATTGAAAGTGCCCTGCTGTCCCTAAGTACCAGCCCAAAGCTTAAGGATACAGCGGAAATAAGGGAATTCGAAAAGGTCATTGCCAATAGCTGA